From one Lotus japonicus ecotype B-129 chromosome 3, LjGifu_v1.2 genomic stretch:
- the LOC130747912 gene encoding SNW/SKI-interacting protein A-like produces MAALNELLPQPKSSSATYYDHSNDPWFKQRFTSSEEEKASAAIKQKQVPPYLKRAGFVPRRVEDFGDGGAFPEIHVAQYPLDMGRDKSSKPGSKILPVTVDAHGNVAYDAIVKQNENAKKIVYTQQKDLIPKILKNEEEYGDMDEDEDVQKEIDETMQETKAALEKIVNVRLSAAQPKNVPKQSSDAKYIKYKPSQQSAAFNSGAKERVIRMMEMPVDPLEPPKFKHKRVPKASGSPPVPVMHSPPRPVTVKDQQDWKIPPCISNWKNPKGYTIPLDKRLAADGRGLQEVQINDNFAKLSESLYVAEQKAREAVAMRSKVQKEMLLKEKERKEQELRALAQKARSERTGVAPPAAVSFPPEKSSVDDADMRVDYDHPRDREKNFPKESREEREDRLQREKIREERRKERERERRLEAKDAAMGKKSKITRDRDRDISEKVALGMATAKTGTEVMYDERLFNQDKGMSSGFGTDDQYNVYDKGLFTAQPTLSTLYRPKKDVDNETYGGADEQLEKIMKTDRFKPDKAFSGASERAGPRDRPVEFENEEADPFGLDQFLTEVKKGKKAMEKVGGGGTMKASAGSSMRDGYEGGSSRTRIGFERGH; encoded by the coding sequence ATGGCCGCGTTGAATGAGCTTCTTCCTCAACCGAAATCATCTTCCGCCACTTACTACGACCACAGCAATGACCCATGGTTCAAGCAGAGGTTCACCTCGTCAGAGGAAGAAAAGGCCTCTGCTGCGATCAAGCAGAAGCAGGTGCCGCCATACCTGAAGCGCGCCGGTTTTGTTCCCCGAAGGGTTGAGGATTTCGGGGATGGCGGAGCATTCCCTGAGATTCATGTGGCACAGTACCCTCTTGACATGGGAAGGGACAAGTCATCAAAACCCGGTTCCAAGATTCTTCCTGTGACCGTCGACGCTCACGGGAATGTTGCCTATGATGCCATAGTGAAGCAGAATGAGAACGCTAAGAAAATCGTGTACACGCAGCAGAAGGATCTAATACCGAAGATATTGAAGAACGAAGAAGAATATGGTGAcatggatgaggatgaggatgtgCAGAAAGAGATTGATGAAACCATGCAGGAAACTAAAGCTGCTCTTGAGAAGATAGTTAATGTGAGACTCAGTGCGGCGCAGCCTAAAAATGTTCCCAAGCAATCCTCTGATGCTAAGTATATCAAGTACAAGCCTTCACAGCAAAGCGCAGCTTTCAATTCGGGGGCAAAGGAGAGGGTGATTAGGATGATGGAGATGCCCGTGGATCCGCTCGAGCCTCCAAAGTTTAAGCATAAGCGTGTTCCTAAGGCTTCTGGCTCCCCTCCGGTGCCAGTGATGCATTCACCTCCGAGGCCTGTTACTGTGAAGGATCAGCAAGATTGGAAGATACCCCCTTGCATTTCAAATTGGAAGAATCCGAAGGGTTACACGATTCCTCTTGACAAGCGTCTTGCAGCTGATGGGAGAGGCCTTCAGGAGGTTCAGATCAATGATAATTTTGCTAAGCTTTCAGAGTCATTGTATGTTGCAGAGCAGAAGGCTAGGGAAGCTGTTGCCATGAGGTCTAAGGTCCAGAAGGAGATGcttctgaaggagaaggaaaggAAGGAACAGGAGCTGAGGGCTCTGGCTCAGAAAGCTCGTTCTGAGAGAACTGGTGTGGCCCCTCCGGCTGCTGTTTCTTTTCCTCCTGAGAAGAGCAGTGTGGATGATGCTGACATGAGAGTTGATTATGATCATCCAAGGGATAGGGAGAAGAATTTCCCGAAGGAGTCAAGGGAAGAGAGGGAGGATCGGCTGCAGCGCGAGAAGATTCGTGAGGAACGACGcaaggagagagaaagagagagaagattGGAGGCTAAGGATGCTGCAATGGGGAAGAAGAGCAAGATCACAAGAGATAGGGATCGTGATATAAGTGAGAAAGTTGCTCTTGGTATGGCTACTGCAAAGACAGGGACAGAGGTCATGTATGATGAACGGCTATTCAACCAGGATAAAGGGATGTCATCTGGGTTTGGCACTGATGATCAGTATAATGTGTATGACAAAGGCTTGTTTACTGCGCAGCCAACACTCTCAACCCTGTATAGGCCAAAGAAGGATGTTGATAACGAGACTTATGGAGGTGCCGATGAACAGCTAGAGAAGATTATGAAGACTGATCGCTTTAAGCCAGACAAAGCATTTTCAGGTGCTTCTGAAAGGGCAGGTCCAAGGGATAGGCCGGTTGAATTTGAGAATGAAGAAGCTGATCCATTTGGTCTGGATCAGTTCTTGACAGAGGTCAAGAAGGGTAAGAAGGCCATGGAGAAAGTGGGTGGTGGAGGAACTATGAAAGCAAGTGCTGGATCTTCAATGAGGGATGGTTACGAGGGAGGTTCTAGTAGGACTCGCATTGGATTTGAAAGGGGACATTGA
- the LOC130747913 gene encoding uncharacterized protein LOC130747913, with product MGMRIVLNLSHSQFPRLHSQNAVVPRHTTTTTMSSSSETSFPTLTTVSIPFPQLKDKNCDLSLKIEEGFGPNGLGILSITDVPGYSSLRRNLLHLATRLANLPEEVKKDLEDPHSRYNFGWSHGKEKLESGKPDLLKGSFYANPILDLPTTDTSLIQRYPSYCGSNIWPRNSLPELELAFKALGKLIFDVGLMLAYHCDQYVYNGMKFHKDEGLESILRRSRCHKGRLLYYFPAQQGIPDGDSMSSWCGWHTDHGSLTGLTCGMFMRDGVEIPCPDSAAGLYIRTRNDQIVKVVYGKDDIAYQIGETTEILSGGYLCATPHCVQAPKGEESSGIERSTFAFFMQPDWDEKLSIPEGVHIHQELIPSNAALTFGEYSELLLDKYYHQKQKTP from the exons atgggCATGCGTATAGTGCTGaatctctctcactctcagttCCCGCGCCTTCATTCTCAAAACGCTGTCGTTCCCcgccacaccaccaccaccaccatgtcCTCCTCCTCCGAAACCTCCTTCCCTACACTCACCACCGTCTCCATTCCCTTCCCTCAACTCAAA GATAAGAACTGCGACTTGTCGTTGAAGATAGAAGAAGGATTTGGACCTAATGGACTTGGAATTTTGTCAATCACTGAT GTCCCGGGATACTCTTCATTGCGTAGAAATCTTTTGCACCTTGCAACAAG ATTGGCAAATCTTCCTGAAGAAGTGAAGAAGGATCTGGAAGATCCTCACAGTAG GTACAATTTTGGTTGGAGTCATGGGAAAGAGAAACTTGAATCCGGAAAACCTG ATTTATTAAAAGGATCTTTCTATGCCAACCCCATACTTGATTTGCCCACAACAGATACATCTTTGATACAAAG GTATCCATCATATTGTGGATCTAATATATGGCCAAGAAATTCATTACCAGAACTTGAATTGG CTTTTAAAGCACTTGGGAAGCTGATATTTGATGTTGGATTGATGTTGGCCTATCACTGTGATCAATATG TATACAATGGAATGAAATTTCACAAGGATGAAGGTCTGGAATCAATACTCCGTCGCTCCCGCTGTCATAAAGGACGTTTGCTATATTATTTTCCTGCACAACAGGG AATCCCAGATGGTGACTCTATGTCTTCTTGGTGTGGGTGGCATACAGATCATGGTTCACTGACAG GTCTGACTTGTGGTATGTTTATGAGAGATGGTGTAGAAATACCTTGCCCTGATAGTGCTGCTGGGCTCTATATTCGAACAAGAAATGATCAAATTGTCAAA GTTGTCTATGGAAAAGATGATATAGCTTACCAAATTGGCGAAACCACTGAAATACTTTCTGGAGGTTATCTTTGTGCAACACCTCATTGTGTTCAG GCTCCTAAGGGGGAGGAGTCTTCTGGTATTGAGCGCTCGACATTTGCATTCTTTATGCAACCTGACTG GGATGAAAAGCTCAGTATTCCCGAGGGAGTTCACATTCATCAAGAG CTTATTCCATCAAATGCCGCTCTTACTTTTGGAGAGTACTCAGAGTTGCTGCTTGACAAATATTACCACCAAAAACAGAAAACACCCTAG
- the LOC130747914 gene encoding protein DUF642 L-GALACTONO-1,4-LACTONE-RESPONSIVE GENE 2-like, which produces MAVTFMSTLLLALLFAAAGFAFAQPRVAEVYLQNGNFEEKPDPRNVKKTRLIGKYALPKWEINGLVEYITGGPQPGGMYFPVSHGTYAVRLGNEASISQTIKVKPGQWYALIIGASRTCAQDEVLRISVPWQTGDIPLQTLYSLNGDVIAWGFKASSSVIKVTFHNPGVQEDPTCGPLLDAVAIREFYRPMATRANLVKNPGFEEGPFPIFNSTNGVLLPPRQNDLVSPLPGWIIESLKAVKFIDSKHFNVPFGNGAIELVAGRESAIAQILRTVPNKVYNMRFTIGDARNGCHGSMMVEAFAARDTLKVPFKSEGKGKFKTASFRFKAIESRTRITFYSAFYHTRVHDYGSLCGPVLDQVIVSPVA; this is translated from the exons ATGGCTGTAACATTCATGTCTACACTTCTTCTTGCTTTGCTGTTTGCTGCTGCAGGTTTTGCTTTTGCTCAACCCAGGGTTGCTGAAG TTTACCTCCAAAATGGCAATTTTGAGGAGAAGCCAGACCCTAGAAACGTCAAGAAAACAAGACTCATTGGGAAATATGCCCTGCCTAAATGGGAGATCAATGGACTGGTTGAGTACATCACTGGGGGACCCCAGCCTGGGGGCATGTACTTCCCAGTTTCTCATGGAACATATGCTGTGAGGCTTGGAAATGAAGCCTCAATCTCCCAAACCATCAAGGTCAAACCTGGTCAGTGGTATGCTCTGATAATAGGAGCCTCAAGGACTTGTGCTCAAGATGAAGTTTTGAGGATCTCGGTGCCTTGGCAGACAGGAGATATTCCTTTGCAGACACTTTATAGCCTCAATGGTGATGTTATTGCTTGGGGATTCAAGGCCTCTTCTTCTGTTATCAAAGTGACCTTCCACAATCCTGGAGTTCAAGAAGACCCTACTTGTGGTCCACTCTTGGATGCAGTTGCTATCAGAGAGTTTTACCGTCCTATGGCTACAAGAG CTAATTTGGTGAAAAATCCTGGCTTTGAGGAGGGTCCATTCCCTATTTTCAACTCCACAAATGGTGTTCTTCTCCCTCCTAGGCAAAATGATCTTGTGTCTCCCCTCCCTGGTTGGATCATTGAATCCCTCAAAGCAGTGAAGTTCATTGACTCCAAGCATTTCAATGTCCCATTTGGAAATGGAGCAATCGAGCTTGTTGCAGGCAGGGAAAGTGCCATTGCACAAATCCTCAGAACAGTCCCCAACAAAGTCTACAACATGAGATTCACAATTGGAGACGCCAGAAATGGCTGTCATGGATCAATGATGGTTGAAGCATTTGCTGCAAGAGATACCCTCAAAGTTCCCTTCAAATCTGAAGGAAAGGGCAAGTTCAAAACTGCAAGTTTCAGGTTCAAAGCAATTGAAAGCAGAACCAGAATCACATTCTACAGTGCTTTCTACCATACAAGGGTTCATGACTATGGATCTCTTTGTGGACCTGTTCTGGATCAAGTTATAGTGTCCCCTGTTGCCTAA
- the LOC130747916 gene encoding protein OBERON 4, whose translation MKRLRSSDDLDSYGGEKNACKDSNLNRTISSSSSQRSFYYKSDGVRKGLLSSSSSSSSRYDRDRAVEEDREGSRMVRKRSEHDFDGFDRRKGFDRYRDGGYGSGGGGGSGSGGGGGDRSLIHRSESFCGRREFPKGFRSERDRPRREGSVSSWRRGLKDFDESGARGSGRVGVAEERAVRSPKGLRDAVKSPTWSRDSESEQSKKRYSSSPRGGGGGGLRDGGAAKSKSKSPSWSKDSESEQSKSVEVKKTEEEVKKTEEEVQVQSGNSSSEMEEGELEPEPVPPQTEPVQPESAPEDATGSEVQDSVPMETDEKQVQENECHPNDRNTGMDERQELPSEEEVKPNEGIDSEVKNAEKGADKQPDIQNDPSKEMLVTGTELDNDGNEAEKKDVCSNADVAQCKEDAGKGSETEKILVNEEEHKQDKGADLATSTGVDKPELNDEVTKENEVPKEVNRGVVMESVTNSNAKDKGKSVSAAPAVDAHSLEDGLWIDRGSRDIATCSVDVMEGPSTRGFELFSRSPVRKEKPDLSVLNKQKDDSLAMGQLDLTLSLPNVLLPIGAPETTTQGPGSPSQARSVQSLSNTFCTNSDGFTASMSFSGSQSLYHNPSCSLTKNNSVDYEQSVGSRPLFSQGFWQAQAQSDTKQKEVPLGQRASVNGNGSFYQPQASWSVLEGQVVKGQHLMVLEGSTKMSGGIDRQLSFHKQLTGQSRRHDDVRSPSQSVGSHDIGSNYSYEKKREVRDRGSGSLYRTTSLKQKEQLLIGGSDFVETIIAKIVSEPVHALSRKFHEMNGQSIAGLKEGIREIMLNTDKRGQILAFQKVLQNRSDITLDDLLKCHRVQLEILVALKTGLTQFLQLDDSISSSDLAQVFVNLRCRNLSCRSQLPVDECDCKVCVQKNGFCRECMCLVCSKFDNASNTCSWVGCDVCLHWCHTDCGLRESYIRNGHSTTGTKGMTEMQFHCIACDHPSEMFGFVKEVFQNFAKDWSAETLCKELEYVKRIFAASKDIRGRQLHEIADQMLTRLVIKSSLPEVLRHIMSFLSDSDSSKLAMTTSFSGKEHVTENNGIAGPSQEVSWRKSIYAEKPPLLERPANILPSFDQNDKRSLAQEFQMSIVQKDFQFDELESIVKIKQAEAKMFQSRSDDARREAEGLKRISLAKSEKIEEEYNNRLAKLRLVETDEMRKQKVEELQALERAHLEYLHMKNRMESDIKDLLSKMEATKMSLAM comes from the exons ATGAAGAGATTGAGGTCAAGCGATGATTTGGATTCGTACGGTGGTGAGAAGAATGCATGCAAGGATTCGAATCTGAATCGGaccatctcttcttcttcctcgcaGAGGAGCTTTTACTACAAGTCTGATGGTGTGCGGAAGGGTTTGTTGTCTTCCTCCTCGTCGTCTTCGTCGCGATATGATAGGGATCGGGCGGTGGAGGAGGATCGGGAGGGGTCGAGGATGGTTCGGAAGAGATCGGAGCATGATTTTGATGGTTTTGATCGGAGGAAGGGGTTCGATCGGTATAGGGATGGTGGTTATGGGagcggtggtggaggtggaagtggaagtggaggaggaggaggggatAGGAGTTTGATTCACCGTTCGGAGAGTTTCTGTGGTCGGAGGGAGTTTCCCAAGGGGTTTCGGTCGGAGAGGGACCGGCCGAGAAGGGAGGGTAGCGTGTCGTCGTGGCGGAGGGGGTTGAAGGATTTTGATGAGAGCGGTGCGAGAGGGAGTGGGAGGGTTGGAGTGGCGGAGGAGAGAGCGGTGCGGTCGCCCAAGGGTTTGAGGGATGCTGTGAAGTCTCCAACGTGGTCGAGGGATTCTGAGAGTGAGCAATCTAAGAAGAGGTATTCTTCTTCTCccagaggaggaggaggaggagggttgAGAGATGGTGGTGCTGCAAAGTCAAAGTCAAAGTCACCCAGTTGGTCTAAGGATTCGGAGAGCGAGCAGTCCAAGAGTGTTGAGGTGAAGAAGACTGAGGAGGAGGTGAAGAAGACTGAGGAGGAGGTGCAGGTTCAGAGTGGAAACAGCAGTAGTGAAATGGAAGAGGGGGAGCTTGAACCTGAACCTGTACCACCCCAAACTGAACCTGTTCAACCCGAATCGGCTCCGGAAGATGCCACTGGAAGTGAAGTCCAGGATTCTGTACCAATGGAAACTGATGAGAAGCAAGTTCAGGAGAATGAATGCCACCCTAATGACAGAAACACTGGTATGGATGAAAGACAGGAGCTACCTAGTGAGGAAGAGGTAAAACCTAATGAGGGCATTGATTCTGAGGTGAAAAATGCAGAAAAAGGAGCTGATAAGCAGCCAGATATTCAGAATGATCCATCCAAGGAAATGCTTGTGACTGGGACTGAACTTGACAACGATGGTAATGAGGCTGAGAAGAAAGACGTGTGTTCGAATGCCGATGTTGCTCAGTGCAAGGAGGATGCAGGGAAGGGTTCAGAGACGGAGAAGATATTGGTTAATGAAGAGGAGCACAAGCAGGACAAGGGTGCAGATCTAGCAACCAGCACTGGTGTTGACAAACCTGAGTTAAATGATGAAGtcacaaaagaaaatgaagttCCCAAGGAAGTGAACAGAGGAGTGGTGATGGAGAGTGTGACCAACAGCAATGCAAAGGATAAAGGCAAAAGCGTCTCCGCTGCACCTGCTGTTGATGCTCATTCTTTAGAAGATGGCTTGTGGATTGATAGAGGATCAAGAGATATCGCAACGTGTTCTGTTGATGTCATGGAAGGGCCAAGCACAAGAGGATTCGAGTTGTTTTCTAGGTCTCCTGTAAGAAAAGAGAAACCAGACCTGTCAGTTCTCAACAAGCAGAAGGATGACAGTCTTGCAATGGGGCAGCTTGATCTCACTCTTAGCTTGCCAAATGTTCTGCTACCTATAGGTGCTCCTGAGACAACAACACAAGGCCCTGGATCCCCCAGTCAAGCACGGAGCGTGCAGTCTTTGAGTAATACATTTTGCACTAACTCAGATGGTTTTACTGCATCAATGTCATTTTCAGGTTCCCAATCACTCTATCACAATCCAAGCTGTTCCCTAACGAAAAATAATTCAGTGGACTACGAACAATCTGTTGGCAGTCGCCCCTTATTTTCTCAAGGATTTTGGCAAGCCCAGGCTCAGAGTGATACCAAACAGAAAGAAGTTCCTCTTGGCCAGAGAGCTTCAGTGAATGGGAATGGCTCTTTTTACCAGCCTCAAGCATCATGGAGCGTTTTAGAGGGTCAAGTTGTGAAAGGTCAACATTTAATGGTTTTAGAAGGAAGCACAAAAATGAGTGGTGGAATTGATAGGCAATTGAGTTTTCATAAGCAGCTTACAGGACAGTCAAGGCGCCATGATGATGTTAGATCTCCTTCACAGAGTGTTGGGTCTCATGACATCGGATCAAATTATAGTTATGAGAAAAAGAGGGAGGTTAGGGACAGGGGTAGTGGTAGTCTGTATCGAACTACCAGCCTTAAGCAAAAAGAACAACTTTTGATAGGTGGAAGTGATTTTGTTGAGACAATCATTGCAAAAATAGTTTCTGAACCTGTACATGCTTTGTCTAGAAAGTTTCATGAGATGAACGGACAGTCCATAGCAGGTCTGAAAGAGGGTATTCGTGAAATCATGCTCAATACAGATAAACGTGGGCAAATACTTGCTTTTCAGAAAGTCTTGCAGAACAGGTCTGATATAACTTTGGATGACCTACTCAAGTGCCACCGAGTGCAACTTGAAATTTTGGTTGCTTTAAAAACAGGGTTAACCCAATTTCTTCAACTAGATGACAGCATTTCTTCTTCTGATTTAGCTCAAGTTTTTGTAAACCTGAGATGTAGAAATCTTTCATGTCGAAGTCAGTTGCCTGTGGATGAATGTGATTGTAAGGTTTGTGTGCAGAAGAATGGGTTTTGCAGGGAATGCATGTGTCTTGTGTGCTCTAAATTTGACAACGCATCAAATACATGTAGTTGGGTCGGGTGTGATGTTTGCCTTCATTGGTGCCATACTGATTGTGGATTACGAGAATCGTATATTAGAAATGGGCATAGTACTACTGGAACAAAAGGGATGACTGAGATGCAGTTTCATTGTATTGCTTGTGATCATCCTTCTGAGATGTTTGGCTTTGTCAAGGAGGTGTTTCAAAATTTCGCAAAAGATTGGTCTGCTGAAACTCTTTGCAAGGAGCTTGAATATGTGAAGAGAATTTTTGCTGCCAGCAAGGACATTAGAGGGAGACAATTGCATGAGATTGCAGATCAAATGCTGACAAGGCTGGTGATTAAGTCTAGCCTTCCTGAGGTTTTGAGGCACATCATGTCTTTCCTTTCTG ATTCTGATTCTTCTAAATTAGCCATGACAACAAGCTTTTCTGGGAAGGAGCATGTTACAGAGAACAATGGGATAGCTGGGCCGAGCCAGGAAGTTTCGTGGCGGAAATCTATTTACGCAGAAAAGCCACCTCTTTTAGAAAGGCCTGCAAACATCCTTCCTAGCTTTGATCAGAATGATAAAAGGTCTCTGGCGCAAGAGTTCCAGATGAGTATCGTCCAAAAGGACTTCCAGTTTGATGAATTGGAGAGCATAGTGAAAATCAAACAGGCAGAGGCTAAAATGTTTCAGTCTCGCTCTGATGATGCTAGAAGAGAAGCTGAAGGGTTAAAACGCATTTCCCTTGCAAAGAGTGAGAAAATTGAAGAAGAGTACAACAACCGACTTGCCAAGTTGCGGTTGGTCGAGACTGATGAAATGCGTAAACAGAAAGTTGAAGAGCTCCAAGCATTAGAGAGGGCACACTTGGAGTATTTGCACATGAAAAATAGGATGGAATCAGACATTAAAGATCTGTTATCCAAAATGGAAGCTACTAAAATGAGCCTTGCCATGTGA